The genomic window AATCGTCATACCAATTCTTAAGAGATGCGAAATATCCGCTGACCCGAACCAAACAATGTTCCGGTCTTTTTTGAAGTCCTGCCTGAAGATTGGAAAGCAGGAATGGGACACAAAGAATAAAAACAATAAACATATTCTTTTTTATGAATATTCTCATTTACTAAAATTTTCTTTGAAAGCTCCGATCTAAAATCAATCAAAAAAGAATGGATCTAAGAAACGATTCTTCCATTTTCTGCTTTCGGGATGCGAAGAAGAACTCAAATGATTTTTGAGGATTTCGGAAATGCTCCCTCCATTTTCTAAAAAAAATAGGAGAAAATTGTATGAGACTTGTTTGCAAGAGCAGATTTGAAGTCCGTTTTCCAGAATTTTTTTCCCGGGTGATTTGTCGGACCAATTTTTACGGTCTTCCGGATCTTGCAGAGAGATTCTTGGAAAAGTAGGAACTCACACTTTCAATAGATTACGGTGATTCTATAATCCCAAGAATTGTTTCCGGTCTTTTCAATCGTTTCGGCTAACGGAAGACGATAGCTCAATTTTCCGAGATTCACATCTCCCCGATTGGAACGACAAACCGAAGCGATCGGAAAATTCACCTTGAAAAGAATCGAACTCGTCCGAAGAAGCCGTAGCGTTTCCGAATAAATTTTCTTTTCCCCGTCTTTTTTGAGAGTTTCGGGGCCTCTGCTTATGGTCGGAATTTCTCTCTTAACATAGATCGTATTTCCTTTTTTTCGAACCTGAACCTTCCCCAGCATCGCATCCTCGATCTGAGAAAGATCCTGAAATTCTACCTTGTAATAGACCTTGGCTTTTTCACGAAACAGACTCGGATCCGTTTCCGGAGTCACGATCTTTTGGAAAGAATAATCCTTGAGAACGATATTCTTAGAAAAAAAACCTTTGTTGAGGCGATTGGAAATCTCATCCTTTCGAGTCGGAAGAAACTTGATCAAGGATTCGTCGGAGTTCCTACGGGTCGGAACAACATAAGAAACTTCTAATGTCCCCGTAAAATCGTGATTGATCGTGACCGTTTCCTCGTAATCAAAACAATTGATAAAAAATAAAAGGATAAAGGAGAAGAATAAAAACTTGGACAATCGGCCGTAAAAATGGCTCATGCATCAAATTTGAGACGGAAAAGGATTCCGTCAATGAAAAGAGATTTTAGGGAAAACCGATCGACGGAACTTCCCTCCCGTTTTCTCGTCTGAGGCATTCCGGGAAAATGTGGGAACTCTCACAAATAAAAATGAATTGCTTCTTTGTGCGAAGAATTCTTCTTGAATTCTTCCGAAACACCCGCGCTCCGGAGTTCCGTCCACCGTCTCTCGAAGAAAGCCATTCTCCTCGGATTTCTGATCCAGGGCAAAATTCAAAATTAGAAACGAAAAAACGCCGAAAGAAAGAATTCTCCCGACGTTTTCTAAAAAGAAGGTCCTTCTTATCCTTATTTGGAAATCGGGTAGGCTTCGTTCCCGTGTTCCAGGATATCCAAACCGGTGATCTCTTCGTCTTCGGAGACACGCAATCCGACGGTATATTTCAACGCGAGAAAAATGATCGAACTCGCTCCAAAAGACCAAACGAACGCGATCCCAATTCCGGTAAGCTGAACCAAAACCACCGACAATTCTCCTCCGAAGAAAAGGCCGTTGACTCCGCCATACGCTTCTTGAGCGAAAAGACCCGCGGCCAGAGTTCCCCAGGCTCCACAAACCCCGTGAACCGAAACCGCTCCCACCGGGTCGTCGATATGGATTCGATCGAAGAATAGAACGCTCAGAACCACAAGAATTCCCGCTACCAGACCGATGATCACTGCGGATGAAATGCTCACGTTCGCACAAGGAGAAGTAATCGCTACGAGACCTGCGAGA from Leptospira stimsonii includes these protein-coding regions:
- a CDS encoding LIC11874 family lipoprotein, with product MSHFYGRLSKFLFFSFILLFFINCFDYEETVTINHDFTGTLEVSYVVPTRRNSDESLIKFLPTRKDEISNRLNKGFFSKNIVLKDYSFQKIVTPETDPSLFREKAKVYYKVEFQDLSQIEDAMLGKVQVRKKGNTIYVKREIPTISRGPETLKKDGEKKIYSETLRLLRTSSILFKVNFPIASVCRSNRGDVNLGKLSYRLPLAETIEKTGNNSWDYRITVIY